A stretch of DNA from Babesia bovis T2Bo chromosome 2, whole genome shotgun sequence:
TGAAAATATTAAAGAATTCAAGAATGATAACACAGTTACGGTTTTACCTAGACCCATTTCATCTGCCAGAATCCCACCATGTCTGTTTCGGTATATTTCTGCCAACCATTTTACCCCTTTCTTCTGGTGGGTATAGAGCTTCTCAAACACATCAGCAGGACAGAACACATCTTCTATTAATTTATATGCCTGCTTACGGTCTACAGTAACTGCACTAAATTCATCTAAAGATTCAACTTCCGTATTTTCTTTATGTTCTTCAGATATATCGACGATGTCTGTGCCAACACGCAGTTTTGTGTCCTCAATGAATTCATATTCCAGGGTTTCGTCATCTTCAAATGATACTTCATCACCGCATAAAGCATACTCAATGATTCTACGCACTATTTCTCGGATTTTATTTGCTACATTTTTGAATATCTTTGCATTTTCCCCGTTAGGCTGTTGctgtgttacacatcatGTAATTAAACCCACGTCTAACGACTCTAGCTTGGCCTGTAAGCATTTGGCAGCATTCTGTAGTTTAATAACTTCTTCTACGCCGCTACTAGCTTTCTGTAAAACATGAAATTGTattcaatatatgttacatagaCATGTGTATAGATAGTAAACATTCAGAAAACCTACCTCTTCAATTACCCTGGAGTCGATTTCTTTGATTCCATGTAACTCCAAAGCCATGGGTATGGCAACGTCTATATTGTATCATCATATACCCTGACATGTGTGATGGCGTCGCGACCGTCATTTCACGGGTACACATCTACTAGCCTTATAGGGTGATGTAGGCCTTCATTGTGAgcacattttaatattttaaataaataaatatacatatatttacTGATGTCCAATATGGGAACTAAGTATCTGCCCATAAAGATGTCGTCTACACAGGAGGATCTTTACACAAAGCTGAAACAGCTGGAAAAGCAACTTGATTTATGTGAAACTCAGGTAATTACGATTGTTAAAACACTAAACAGTGGCATAGGAGAACTATGTTAGGGAAGAGTACAAAAATTTGAAGCTGGAGATGATACGTGCTCGAGAGGAGATTAAGAGAATCCAGAGCGTCCCGCTTGTTATTGGCCAATTTCTCGATATGGTTGATAAAAACCACGCAATTGTATCGTCGACGGCTGGATCGAACTATTACGTTCGTATCCTGTCTACAATCAATCGGTAACCAGTGTGTTCatggttatatataccgTACAGAGAGCAGCTCGTGCCAAACACCAGCGTGGCTCTCCACCGACATAGCCACAGTATCGTTGATTTGCTACCTCCAGAAGCTGATTCTTCAATTCAGATGATGCAAATATCGGATAGGCCAGATGTATCGTATGCGGTATGTGTCCTTTTGTCTGCCTTCAATGTGCCCAGGACATTGGTGGGCTAGATGCCCAAAAGCAGGAGGTTCGTGAGGCAGTGGAACTGCCTCTTACATGCCCAGAATTGTACCATCAAATTGGTATAGACCCACCTGTAGGAGTATTGCTTTATGGCCCGCCAGGTAAGTATCAATTTAACACTTGTTATTGCATTATTGTCATATAATTTAATGGTCGTGATTTTACCATTGTTGACTATACTACTACATCGAGACATTACGTATGAAAGTAACTAACGCTGTACAGGTACTGGTAAAACAATGCTGGCCAAGGCGGTTGCACATCACACTGGCGCCAGCTTTATACGCGTTGTCGGAAGCGAATTTGTACAGAAGTATCTTGGAGAAGGGCCAAGGATGGTGAGAGATATCTTCCGATTGGCCCGCGAGAATGCACCTGCCATTCTGTTCATCGACGAGGTTGATTCTATTGCTACAAAGCGTTTCGATGCGCAAACTGGCGCTGACAGGGAGGTACAGCGTATATTGTTGGAGTTATTGAACCAGATGGATGGTTTCGATCAGAACGCTGCTGTAAAGGTTATAATGGCTACTAACAGGGCTGATACATTGGACCCTGCGTTACTGAGACCAGGGCGATTGGATAGGAAAATTGAATTCCCACTGCCTGACAGAAGGCAAAGAAGATTAATATTCCAGACAATCACTAGCAAGATGAACCTTGCAAGTGACGTAGACCTTGAAAGCTGTAAGTCATATAGAGTAACTAACATTTGTCTGCAGTCGTTGCTAGACCAGAGAAGGTATCTGCAGCTGATATCGCCGCCATTTGTCAGGAAGCTGGTATACAGGCGATTCGTAAAAACAGATATGTCGTGACGAACAGGGACTTTGAGAAGGGATGGAAGCGACACATCAGGAAGCACGACAGAGATTACATCTTCTACGGCATATAGCCGAGTGTCACTGCCCCAATAACTGTAGCAATGTAGATAAAGTGCATtatgtgtatattcta
This window harbors:
- a CDS encoding putative 26s proteasome aaa-ATPase subunit Rpt3, whose amino-acid sequence is MSNMGTKYLPIKMSSTQEDLYTKLKQLEKQLDLCETQENYVREEYKNLKLEMIRAREEIKRIQSVPLVIGQFLDMVDKNHAIVSSTAGSNYYVRILSTINREQLVPNTSVALHRHSHSIVDLLPPEADSSIQMMQISDRPDVSYADIGGLDAQKQEVREAVELPLTCPELYHQIGIDPPVGVLLYGPPGTGKTMLAKAVAHHTGASFIRVVGSEFVQKYLGEGPRMVRDIFRLARENAPAILFIDEVDSIATKRFDAQTGADREVQRILLELLNQMDGFDQNAAVKVIMATNRADTLDPALLRPGRLDRKIEFPLPDRRQRRLIFQTITSKMNLASDVDLESFVARPEKVSAADIAAICQEAGIQAIRKNRYVVTNRDFEKGWKRHIRKHDRDYIFYGI